In Gossypium raimondii isolate GPD5lz chromosome 12, ASM2569854v1, whole genome shotgun sequence, a single window of DNA contains:
- the LOC105764101 gene encoding probable pectinesterase/pectinesterase inhibitor 7, translated as MASKLTCSILMICHLVLLPLFIYPSFADSLPSDPVSPGSVCKSTPDPSYCRSVLPNQTTNVYNYGRFSVRKSLSQSRKFVNLVEKYLRKYRQSVSVSAIRALEDCRFLADLNMDFLLSSFKTVNATSSTLSNVEADDVQTFLSAILTNQQTCLDGLQSTSSAWSIRNGISVPLTNDTKLYSVSLALFTRGWVPKRKKKATWQPSSSKQLGFKHGRLLMRMSSRARSIYETVSRRKLLQTNNTDEEVLVSDIVTVSQDGSGNFTTINDAISAAPNNTNGANGYFVIYITAGVYQEYVSIAKNKKYLMMIGDGINQTIITGNRSVVDGWTTFNSATFAVVAPNFVAINMTFQNTAGAIKHQAVALRNGADLSAFYSCSFEGYQDTLYTHSLRQFYRDCDIYGTVDFIFGNAAVVLQNCNIYPRQPMSGQFNAITAQGRTDPNQNTGISIHDCNIMPADDLASSNTTFKTYLGRPWKEYSRTVYMQNFMGSLIDPAGWREWNGDFALSTLYYAEYDNSGPGSNTSSRVTWSGYHTINATDAANFTVSGFLLGNDWLPNTGVPYTASLLA; from the exons ATGGCTTCGAAGCTGACATGCTCTATTTTAATGATATGTCACCTTGTTCTTCTTCCTTTGTTCATATATCCTTCCTTTGCAGATAGTCTCCCATCGGATCCGGTCTCCCCCGGATCCGTTTGCAAGTCCACCCCAGACCCTTCTTATTGCAGATCCGTGTTACCAAATCAAACCACCAATGTGTACAACTATGGGCGTTTCTCTGTTCGTAAGTCTCTGTCGCAATCCAGGAAATTCGTTAACTTGGTCGAGAAGTACTTACGGAAGTACCGCCAATCGGTATCCGTGTCCGCCATTCGTGCTTTGGAGGATTGCCGGTTTCTAGCTGACCTCAACATGGATTTCTTGTTGAGCTCTTTTAAGACCGTGAATGCCACTAGTTCAACTCTGTCCAATGTCGAAGCTGACGACGTACAAACTTTTTTGAGTGCTATTTTAACTAATCAGCAGACCTGTTTGGACGGCTTACAATCAACTTCTTCAGCTTGGAGCATAAGGAATGGCATCTCGGTTCCTCTCACAAATGACACAAAGCTTTACAGTGTTTCGTTGGCTCTTTTTACTAGAGGATGGGTTCCTAAGAGGAAGAAGAAGGCTACGTGGCAGCCTAGTAGCAGCAAGCAACTAGGCTTTAAACATGGGCGTTTGCTTATGAGAATGTCGAGCCGAGCACGCTCGATTTATGAGACTGTAAGCCGAAGAAAGCTTCTTCAAACGAACAACACTGATGAAGAGGTCTTGGTGAGTGATATTGTGACGGTGAGTCAGGATGGTAGTGGGAATTTCACTACCATCAATGATGCTATATCTGCGGCTCCAAATAACACCAATGGTGCAAATGGTTACTTTGTAATTTACATCACTGCTGGTGTCTATCAAGAGTACGTTTCAATTGCTAAGAACAAAAAGTACTTGATGATGATTGGTGATGGTATCAATCAGACAATCATCACTGGAAACCGTAGTGTTGTCGACGGATGGACAACATTTAATTCTGCAACTTTTG CTGTGGTGGCTCCAAACTTTGTTGCgataaacatgacatttcagAACACAGCTGGGGCAATCAAGCACCAAGCAGTCGCACTTAGAAATGGAGCCGATTTATCAGCATTTTATAGCTGTAGTTTTGAAGGATATCAAGATACGCTATACACTCATTCCTTAAGGCAGTTCTACAGAGATTGTGATATCTACGGCACCGTTGATTTCATATTTGGAAATGCCGCGGTAGTTCTTCAGAACTGCAACATATACCCTCGACAACCAATGAGCGGTCAATTCAATGCCATCACAGCACAAGGCCGTACTGATCCTAACCAAAACACAGGCATATCGATTCATGACTGCAATATCATGCCCGCTGATGATCTAGCCTCTAGCAATACCACATTCAAAACGTATTTGGGGAGACCATGGAAGGAGTATTCGAGGACTGTATACATGCAGAATTTCATGGGCAGTTTGATAGATCCTGCTGGTTGGAGAGAATGGAACGGGGATTTTGCACTTAGTACATTGTACTATGCCGAGTACGACAATAGTGGACCGGGTTCGAACACTTCGAGTCGGGTCACATGGTCTGGTTATCATACGATTAATGCTACTGATGCTGCTAATTTTACAGTGTCGGGATTCTTGTTGGGAAACGATTGGTTACCGAATACGGGAGTGCCTTACACCGCAAGCTTACTAGCATGA
- the LOC105762173 gene encoding pectinesterase inhibitor gives MKPIAKNVALALSFFISLSFFPIINTAVTNPLLTETCQKVKNKDLCTSSLGAEHATQDAKDVAALALIAINVASNHGVNASVYIKKQLLDGKILEPTTEQNFEDCSENFDDAMQELDDALAVTLSRDFKQVKIELESAIDDADTCISVLNQKAGKDKELYEKTNHFRQLVSNAYDIANILAPK, from the coding sequence ATGAAGCCTATCGCAAAGAACGTTGCATTGGCTTTATCTTTCTTCATTTCCCTCTCTTTCTTCCCCATTATAAATACTGCTGTTACCAATCCCTTACTCACCGAAACCTGTCAAAAGGTAAAGAACAAGGATCTTTGCACCTCAAGCCTTGGGGCCGAACATGCCACCCAAGACGCAAAAGATGTAGCCGCCCTCGCATTGATAGCTATCAACGTTGCTTCCAACCATGGCGTCAACGCTTCCGTCTACATCAAGAAGCAGCTCCTTGACGGTAAAATTTTGGAACCTACAACGGAGCAGAACTTTGAAGATTGCTCGGAAAATTTCGACGACGCAATGCAGGAGCTTGACGATGCGCTGGCAGTCACACTGTCGAGGGATTTCAAACAAGTGAAAATCGAGTTGGAAAGCGCCATAGACGATGCCGACACCTGCATCTCCGTGCTGAATCAAAAAGCAGGAAAAGACAAGGAACTGTATGAAAAGACTAATCACTTTCGCCAACTAGTCAGCAATGCCTACGACATTGCCAATATTTTGGCTCCAAAATAA